The genomic DNA CCAAGTGTCGTCTTCTAGAGTGCTTGCACCAAGATGTATACTTGAACTTTCGGTATCTCATCTGGAGCATTCGAAGCAGCGCGATCCACATCATCGGTGGACTGATCGATGGCATGGACATGGACGACCCGAAGTACGAAAAGAAGCGGAAAATTATGCAGAGCAGTGACCTCTATCTCTGGGAGGAGACGAGATTAAGCCAAGTCGGCCTTCAAAAATGGGACCGTCGGCTTATAGCTCAGAGCGCCATGACCCGTCAGTTGATATGGGAAATTCAACACGATGCGGCGGAGCGACTCCAGCTAAGGGCCGAAAGCCATCTACTTCTCTTGCAGATGCTCGACTTGACCAGCCAGCGGCTTCGGTCTGTCACCCAGCAAAACAGCGGTATCGCCTGCTTAACGACGACGGTCGCACAGGACATAGGTATGCAGGGTGGTGACCTCGGGACAGACCTGCCGTCGGAACTGACATTGATAACGTCCCAAGAAACTTCCAGATACAAATGGTCCTCAGGGCCTAAACACAAATATACTCGAGTAGAGCTGCAGCTCGCCTCGAAGCACCTTCAGGACTTTTTCCGGAACGACGACCAAGTGACCGATCTCGATTCCGATGTCGATGTGATTGCCGAGGACAGTGTTGTGGAATGCTTGCAGCAATGGGCCACCAATGTTCATTCCCAAGTACTCGCCATTGGTGGCTCCCCAACCACTGCCTTTCCTAGCCCGGTTGCCCTCATCTCGGCCTGTTACGCCACCTTTGCTCGGAAGGCGAAATTACCTGTCATCTCTCACTTTTGCTCCCTCCCCACCGAAGAACGAAGTGGGATGACCTTGTTCGAACAAGGTCTTATATCGCTCGCTTATAGCCTCATTCGACAATTAATTGATTACTTGCCTCCGGTGTTGGAAGGCCACGCCGCGTGCAATCTAAATACGGAACGCTTCAGCGCGCTAAATGGCACGATGACTAGCTGGAAGGAGGTGCTCTCGCTAATTGACATGCTTTTGTACCTGGCCCCTCCCGTTCTCGTTTGCGTCATTGACGGCCTCGATGTCCTCGGAGATTCCTCGACCGATGGACCGATCCGGTCCCTCGTTCGAACGCTTTCGACCCACACGAGACATCAGACGGCCCCAACGGCGGATGGGAGCCAAAATCAGGATGTGCTGCTGAAGGTTCTCTTCACCGTCGCTGGACGACCGAACACACTAGTGGAGACCCTTTCGGAGAACCGTCTGATTCTCAGTGAGTCGAATCAAGTCAGTCAGTTGGCCTCGACCGATGGCGCGTTGAATCCTGATGTCGGGATTGTCATGATGAATGCATGAAGCAAAAATTGTTGATCTACGAGCGAGTATACtgcattttttttctttcttcttttttccccctttcttcttctcccatcgTTCCATCTTGCAAGGTTGTTTGACTTTTCGGGCGAAAATTCGGGTCATTAATAGAATTTGCACGGGATGGGcttcctttgaatataacATTGCTTGGAAGAGATATAGCACAGTCTTCttcattgttcatctttGTCACGGTGCTCGGATTTCTCATTTCCCGTTACTTTGTTTGCATGTGGTCCCCTTATTTGTGCTGTTCTGCTGGATTCACGGGGGCATATTGTGATGAATTGTTGCCTTTGGCCGGCTGTAATCTTCTTTACCCTGTCATTCTGTGGCTTGTTGGGGGTGTCATGGAGGGATTAATTGTACATGTGTATTAATACTtctatgatgatgacgggAATGCATGACGAAGTACATATTGTGTGGTTTAACACGAGAGATCGACAGTCCTTGTAGTAGACGAGTGTCTTTTTCGAATATGGGAacctccctttcttccccatGAAGCTGTTTCCAGGTCTTGTACAGGGGGTTAGTCATCACGCCGGAGATCGGTTTCCGTCCTCCATACCTGAGGCCGCATATGGGGAGTCTTGGTACTTGGGCATTTCTCCGGATTTTTTATATTGGCGATATAGATATGATTGGCTATCGTTGAGCACTAGTGGACGGAAGTTGTAGAGTTGAGGCAGTCAGAACCGCCGACGAAGCTGCTCCCCACATTAAATCCTCAAGATCTTGCGTTTCGGAAATTCTGTGCAAAGGACGCCAGTGACTTCATTTTCGGAATTGTACTCCCATCGACCAATATATAAGCCCGTGCATCGTACCCATTCGATTTCTTCTCACAAACTACAACCAACCTCAAAGCACAATGACAGTTCCAAACGGAACCCACAAAACCGTCCCCAGCCGACTATTCCAGATTGAAACCCCCAATCTGGAAGACTTCAAGAAAATCTGCTCCCAAACCACCGACAAATCCACCTACCCACTCGCAGCATCCATAGAccacaacatccccatctaCGATGCCCGCACCCTGGACCTCCAAAACACctccctcaccaccacccagcAAGACGAATGGTACCACATCCTAAGCACAGGACCCGGCATCCTCGTCCTAAAAGGCATGTACGACCCAACCCAATATGCCGACACCCTCAACACGACCAACCAAGCCTTCACAAGCATCATCACCCGCGAACGCGCCTCCAGCACCAAAAAAGGCGACCACTTCGCCGCGAGCGGCAAAAACGACCGCATCTGGAACTCCTTCAGCAAACACGCCCTCGAAGAcccttcctccttcatcaaTTACTACTCCAACCCCTGGCTCCGCCTCGTCAGCGAAACCTGGCTCGGCCCCGCCTACCGCGTCACCGCACAAGTCAACGTCGTCAAACCCGGTGGCGCAGCCCAGGACAGTCACCGCGATTACCATCTCGGCTTCCAGGATCTGCAGACCTGTGCTTCCTTTCCGAGGAATATCCAGCTCGCGAGCCAGCATCTGACTCTCCAGGGCGCGGTCGCGCATAGCGACATGCCGCTACAGAGCGGACCGACTCGGTTCTTGCCGTTCAGCCAGACCTATGAACCAGGGTATCTTGCCTGGCGACGGGAAGACTTCAGGgctttcttccaggagaaaTATGTAGCTTTGCCTTTGGAGTTCGGGGACGGGCTGTTTTTTAACCCGGCTGTTTTCCATGCCGCGGGTGCGAATGAGACCGAACCCACTCCTGATGGGGGGTTTCATCGCAAGGCCAACTTGTTGCAGATTAGTAGTGGGTTGGGGAAGGCGATGGAGAGTATTGATGTCGTGCCGATTGTGGAGAGGTGTTGGGGGACGTTGTTGGAGAGGTTTAAGCATGCTGGGGAGGTGGATAGGGGGTTGGAGAATTTTGTCAAGGCTGTTGCGGATGGGTATCCGTTTCCGACGAATTTGGATAAAAGGCCGCCGGCGCCGAATGGCATGGCGCCGGAGAGTGAGCAGGAGATTATTGTTAGGGGGTTGAGGGAGGGGTGGGGGACTGAGAGGGCTGTCGAGGagttgaggaagatgagggcgGATTCTTGGGCTTAGTATTTTAtttgttgggttgggatTAATATATAGTATGTGGTATATGTGATTTATGATGTTGGTTGATTTAGCGATAGTCAATTCGATATGGTATATACTGAGTATAGATTCTACGGAAAATATTTCCGTGACTTACTATCTGATATAGTTTGGAATAGGTGTAAGTACGTGGACTAtagaatatactatatcgatatatacatacagaaTTCACATCTGAATGGATACATACACTCACATCTACGGAATAGTGTCAAACAACAACACAGCCACGAGTCAAAGGTAAGATCACCTCATGACTCACCAGTCCCGCAAATACgaaatcaacaacaaacCGATGACTCCAACCTCAAGATACGAACTCTACACTACTCAACCAGATATAAACTCATCATAAAGCCCTAATCCAAGCCTCAAACCaaatctctatataaaccCAACACATCTAAGCCAACACCCACCCCAAACTACAATTCCACCACTACACCACTACAACCACATCTACACCAACTCCCAAAATGCCACGCAAAACAAAAAcctcccaacaacaacaaaaccaaGACAAGGACCCCCTAAAACAAAACCCCCACATCCgcacaaccccaacccacatcttcttccactccGGCCCCCTCTCAAACTGGCATCCCAGCACGCCCCCCTTCCCGGGCCACAGAGCCCTAACCCTCTGTCTCCCCGACCTCGACGCCCTCGGCATCCCCCACCCATCTCTCCAATCCGCCGTAACAAGGCTAATAAGCTCCTGGTCCTTCACCTGCGGCGAGCAATGGATGATGGCCATGAAGGGGTGGTTATTTGAGGATATACCCGGGTTGGATTCGGGGGTGGATATCTCggatgaggagtttgagggTGTTAGGGCTGTTGCTTTGGGGATTTCTGAACCGTTACCTGAGTGTATCAGGGAAAAGGCGATATGGGATTCGACAGTTGCGAGTGTGTTGAGGACGAGGCAGCCGAGGGTGCAGAAGGCTTTGGGGCGCTGTGCGGAGGGGTTCAGGGAGGATGTTTGGGAGTTTGCGAGTGAGGTTATTGTCATTGCTGGGTGTGTGGCGAGGGCCGAGGTAGATGATGCTTTGAGGGAGGTTTATCTTGCGAGTGGGGGACGGAGGTTTGTGGAGGGGAGTGTGAGGGATCgggtttggggggttgggttGAGGTGGGATTCGGGGGAGATTGAGGATGAGGGGAattggagggggaggaatTGGTTGGGGAGGTGTCATGATGAGGCGGCGAGGGTTGTGAGAGCGTCTTTTGAATAGATTGGGTTGGTGGTAGGATGGGAGCTGGTGATTATCAATCTAATGATCACGATTTTTTAACTATTGAATATCTAGGTCTAGTGTCTACAGGTACCTCGTCGGTGAGGCAGATCTATAGTAATTAGTTGTACCATTTTGACAGTATACCGCTGAAGACTCTACAATATAGAGATTAATCGATAGTATGTCTTAGTCTAAAAACTAAATGGGTGTTAGAATGATTTCAGATTGATCTAACGGAGGACTTTTAAAAATTTGTTAAGTGCGGAAgttgtttgttcttgttgctcctCTATGGATACGTCTAGCGAGTAGTGCCTGGGAAAGGCTTTTGTGTTTTCTCTCGCTGCTACAGACACAATGACATCACCTACTTTGACCTTTTGCCCCATAGGTTGGAGATTTGATTTCTCGCCGACCAGGATTTGAAGTTCGTCAAAGTTGAATCTCTTACTGTCACTGTCTGAATAGCGTGTAGCATCAAAGCCTAGACCGAAGTCTGGCGATGACCCTACTATAACCACGATCTGAGGTTTATTCTTATTCGGGTCTTGCCAAATGAGGAAGGCCAATATGGTACCGTGTGTTCCAGTAGGGTTCAGGCTTGAGAAAACTAGCCAATTTTCGTTTTCGGTGGGTGGCGATGTCAAGCCTAAATGTATCTTCTCTATATCTTTGTCCACTGTGGGAGATGCGATCCGTATCAGGCGGTATTGGGACGGATGTGGGAAGCCCGATATATTAAAGATGACATGACCTAATGGTCCTTGCGTATCCGCGTCGAAGATTGTTTGGGGCACGTATATGGTTTGGATACTACTGAAGACTGACTCCCTTGATAGGAGCCCAACATCTCGTCTAGCGTACCTATTATCAAAAAGTGAAAGCCGGGTTAGACATATAGCCAGGAACTTGTATCCGGTTTGGCCCTTGATGTCTTGGGAAACGCCACAACGAAGGAGTGCTATAAAGTCGCGCCCCCGCCGCCCCTGCATGATGTCGTGAAGTGGCAAATCAATACGCAAGCCCCTGTTCGTCATTGCATATGGTGGGGTAGGCTCCCATTGCTGGTAAGCTATGATGTCCTGGCTATCTTCAAAGTGCGCTGGGGTCGTTGCGAGTAGACCACCAAGGCTGTACTCAGGCGCCCTTTTGTTAGTCCAAGCAAAGATAGTCTGATCGTCTGATTGCTTCatgatctcttcctggagGCGAAGAAaagctttttctcctccctcgccGTATAGCATGGGCATGTTGACAGAAAATATTCCCATCAGGCAGTAGGCCATGTCCTCTGGTCGGGGTAGTTTGCCGCCTAGCAGCCCATGACATGCGTTGCGCTATACTCCTCTGGAAAAGCGGTCTACTCCTCTCCAAAAGCCGTACTTTGTTTCTTAGAACGGCCTCGTCAATACGTGTGATATCCATCAGCCAGTTAGCCAAGCTGCTTCGCTCTCCAAAATGGACCCAATCTCTGGAGAAGAACACAACCTCAGAGGGAGCCAGCAGCTCCTGTAGGGTCCATCCACGAGTGAACCATCTGCTTTGTTCAAACTCGGCAGTATTCACTTCTGCTCCAGAATGCCCTTCTCTCATCGTGACGTCGGACAGATACGCGTAGCAGACCTCGGCGTTTGCATACCACGTGAACATGGAATTGATCGCCTCGGATAGCTCTGCACTGCTGCTCTTGTCGATGCAGCAGGTATCAATCCAGATGTAGTCAAACCCATCGGCCCGCGCTTGCGCACATGCTCCTTGAACTTTTGACCATGCGGATCTTTTTTGTCCTGTGCGATTTTGCATATTTGTGAAAAgaacctcctcttctccccaggTGTGGGACAGAATTGCATAGGGGGGGATGCGGTCCGGCGTAAATTCCACCAATTCAAGGGTACGGGTGCGCAGTAAACGCATCTTGTTATATGGCTATATTTATATGAGAGGTAGCAAGACAAATAACCAGGGAAGAGACAGAAGTGAGTGAGATGTAAATGTATATGCTGGGCGGAAGTTGGACGCTGTTAAGTAACGGTGGGGGTTTGAGAGCTCGACAAGGCTGGGACTCAACTGACGTGGCTTCGCATTAGTGGCTTGACGATCCTAACCAATCTAGAGCGCTGGATAATGGTTCCTGATGTTGGGTATACAACAGGTCTGCAACTAAGAACTGTCCTGTATTCACTGACACTGATGTGTCTATCCGGGCCTTTTTCACACTTCGTGTTTCTCTGAAGCAAGTATTACGATTACGCTCTTTGGCTTTCACGGTTATTGTTTTATCCACATTTCACCAGTTATTCCCCGCCATGGGAGTATTATGCCTTGGGTACGTTATGACCAGTCATGGGCATATATCACCTTAGAGCGTTGTTGAAAAGGTCTCCTCAACCTTCTGAAGTCCTCGTATTTGTAACTCACGGTGAAGAGGTAAGGACTTGGTATGGGTAGGTACAACTTGGTGAATACAACCTTTAGGCTTCAGGGTTTATATGTAGGTCTCTATGTGTGTTTGCCTTGGTCTTCAGCTGTGTGTTAAACTTGAGGTACAAACACCGTGAAACTCTCATCCTGCTAGGCTCCATTCTTCCTCCATTTTTCTCCCAAAATTGTTCACGCTTCCCACTGAGAAAGATTCACGTCTTCCAACATGGTTACGTATAGACTGGGAAAACAGCTCATATCTTTGGACTTACCCGACACCACGAAGAAAGAGGTCGACTTTACCGATACCTCATTCTTCACCACCAGCCCACACCGCCACCTCCCAACACCTGCCCAGGTCAGGGCTATGTCCAAAGATATCGATACAAGCTCTCAACCAACTCCTATCAAATTTAGAAATCTCAACCTGATTGTCAAATTCGGTCTTTATGTGACAATTGTCGAGGCACTGAATCTGTGGATGGTCAAAAAGGTTTTTCATGACAAAGTTCCAGTGCCTGGGCTTTTTGGCTGGCgggtcgatgatgaaggctaTGTGTTCATATATATGGAGCTCATCGAAGGACCAACACTCGAAGAGTGCTGGAATCGTCTATGCAATATTGAGAAGAGGGCCATCTCTGATCAACTATCACGGATTGCGGAGACTCTGCGGCAACTCGAGCAAGACCCCTCTGATCAGTTTATCGGTAAGACGAAACCATAAGCTCAACATTTTAATAGTCACTAATTAGCCCCTGTTCaggatcaatcaatcgagaATGTCATCTAGACTACGTCTTCTTAAACCAGCTGATAACTGGACCATTCCCCAGTATCAAAGAGTTCAACGACTGGTTCACTTATCCCAGTCATGGTTTACTTCCGGATAATGGGGAAATAAAATTTACCCATGCGGAGCTAGAACAGCGAAATATTATCGTATCCTCCTTCACTCCGGTTCAAATTGTTATTGTGAACTAGCAGCAAGCGGGCTGGTATCCGGATTACTGGGAATACTGCAAAGCCTTCTATACGTGCTGGGATGGTGAGTGGCGCAAGGATTATGTCGACAAGTTTTACAGCCTCGTACGGATGCGTACACTGTTTTTTCTGATTATTGCATGGCTATGGGGACCGACTAACTCTATGTTCTGAAGTCTTATGCATATTAGCATGGCCTGTGTCTAGTTTCATTACGTGTGAATTTCAACAGAACAACTCAGTAGTTTTACTTGAAAGCAGGCGAGGATAGTTGTGGCGCAGCAGCTCAACTCGCTGATATAGTCACTACAATATAATTTCAAAGACTGACTTATGGTTATGCTTGCTTCAAATAGCGTGGCCAGTTGCATATTTCAGTTCCCCATAGATTAATTTGCCCTGTATGCCGTCAATTCCTTAGTTCAATGATCTATCACGCCCAAATCCATACCCTAAGAGGCCAAACTGCGGATCCCAACATCATCAGACctctcctcaacatccaTTCCCCAGCTGCGGAGCCACTCGTCGCAAACCAATCCATGAGTAGGAGAATCACGCTTAGATTGAACGATTTCAATCGCCTCAGCCCCAATATATCCCTTCGCAACCAAATAACGCACATAATCCATCGTCCATTCCTGACACCTCCTATTCGTAGTCTGCATCATCTCAAAAGTCAGCAACAAACAACCCAACAATACCAGACACCACAAAAGATAGAACGAACATACATGATCAACAGGCGCCATGGTATCCCGACTAACCCCCGGTGCCGGCACCTGTGCGGCAGCAATCTCCAGGTCCCCTTTAGGATCAGTACGTATATTGCAACCCCCCTCCGGCCAGTCAAAAATATGTGCGGAGTCGACCTCGCCAATCGGCCATATTTCGTATGGTTCGGTGCTTCCGGCCGGCTCATAGCATCTTTTGAACTCGTGGGCGAAGCCGATCATCGGTGCGCCGACGACGTTGATTAGGCTGCCGCTTGTGGGTTGTTGAGCTGATGGAACCCAGATTGCGAAGTGAGCTCGTTGGGTTTTTGAGGACCTGGTTGAGATGAGGTAGATGGTGCGTGGTGCCATTTTGGGTTCCTTGGGCTTGGTGTGCGTATGAGTGCTTTTGTAATGTAAGCTTAATGTGTGATTTGGGGTGGCTGATATTGTTAGGTTTCGGGGATAGAAGGTAGATATACGTCGGTTTGAAGACGTTAAATCTGATGGGTTGGGACGATGAGTAGGCATCTATGTCGAGATTGAATCATAGCAGTATGCACTTCGGCTCTTCCATGAATGAGTCTACACTATTCACCATTAGATACGTCAATGACCGCGCGGCTTTGTTAGGCATCAGCTTTTTGTTCTGCATACATTGAATAGTCCTTCTATGCTGCTTTGGGTCTTTAGCAAGGAATTGGGCCCTTCACTTCCTAATATAATCTAAAGAGCCCAAGGTTACGATAGTTACATAAATTAGAACATGTAATTATTATATAGTGCGCTTACCCTACATCAGTCCCGGGGAAGACTTGCCTACGCCGGCGTTAATGGGGGTTTGCCTACTTTGATTAGAGCCTAGGAAAGAACATGATCAACTGCTCTTTTCAAATTGAAGTTCAGCATACCCGTTGGCAAAGTTACCAGTTGACAGTTGTCTATTCCTGTGTTATAGGTCATGCAATATCATATCCATCCTTTCGCCCTTTGACCATGTCTAATACCCCTTGTATGCATTCTAAATTGGAGATATGTGTTCAATGTCAAAGTCATTATAATCGTCAGCATTGAATTAGATCAACTGACGCAGTGGCTTTTCATAAAGATAGGTGGTAAACCAGGAATTGTCAGAGTAGATAAGATGAATTCAAGCCACGTCATAAAGTCTTCATGGTAAAGTCAACACTTCCCGCGCGCTCAGTTGATCGAGGATGTGAAAGATGACTATTGCTATGTGAGTACTTTACATTGTACTGGCTGCCTCAGAGCCTGCTCATATCCCCATTGATCAACGAAGTAATGAATGCATCTAAAACAGGTCCAAAGAATACATGATCGAGCAACAAGATGCCACTTATCAGCAAGACAAAGCGATACTTCCTTAGATCAGTCTGCCACTCACATATCCCCACTGGCAAAAATGAACATACGCACCGCAGATTCGATCCTTACATTCTGAACCTACCAACCGAGCTCCTACTACTGAtattctctctcctcccatTCCCAAGCCAAGTATGTTTCGCCCTAACCTGCAAGCACATGTATAAACTCTTCAGCTCAGTCCTCGACGACGAGAGACTTTGCTTCCCCAGAGTGTTCTCCAGCAAGAAGTTCGAGATACCCTCTAATGAACCGCATATTCCACGAAACCAGGTACTCACGCTCCTCCAAAACAATCGCTGGGCATACTGCTCCGGATGTCTCAAACTCCATCCTCGCTCCGAGTTCGGATTGTGGCTATTACCAAAACCGAGTATTCGAAAGTGCATGGATAATGCTGGAATTGAGCACCTATGCGACTGCATTTCACTGACACCCCGCCATCAAATGCGACTAGAACGATGGCTGAAAACAGGATTCATTGATACTTCCAGTGACTTTTACGGAAACGCTAGAATATTCCAGCTGTCGCGCGATGAACGAGGCCGGccttatcttcttcatcaatgttCTATGATGGATAATGCCGACGCGAACATTCAGCTCACAATGACCCTTCTTATGGATGACGACCTCTGTTTCATTGTCAAAACGAGGTATGAGGTTCGCCTACGCAGATCCTCACCACTGCCCGATTGGAGGGCTGAGCCCTTCATTCGATGTAACGGGGATGCTGTGTATATTTGTACCGACTGGACTTTGATTGAGATAATATGGTGTTGGGCAACAACGAATTGTTCTCTATGTGCGATGCGTGCTGAACAAATCGTTCGTTTACATGGAAGACTGTCTACCGTTGTTCAAGGCGTTCGCAATCTTGGGAGAAGTTTTAGTGATCGTGCTGTGAGACGCTGGTTGTATCAGAGCTCTGTCACTTGGTCTGCTTTTCATCGTTGGTATACTGGCTTTAAGTAAGTTACCTTGGTTTTGTGCATAGCACAATATCGTAGTCCGGAAAATGGAACCTTTTCGCGGTTTTTATTATTTAGGTAGAATGGATTATATGAGTCTGTATGTTTGATTTGTCGGAATATCTACGGTCATTCTGTCGCTGTACTATTCTTACTAAAACAAATGGCTGTCCTTACCACAGTAGCCTAAGTCCATAACATTACATTCATGATAACAAATCACACCCACAACCCTATAATACAATACAAACCCTACCTCTTACTCGTCTGCACAAACTCCCTATCCACCCTAATCCCATTCAACGGAATCTCATCCCCACTCAACCTCCCACTCACCCTCGGTCCCAAAACATTCGTAAACGTCTTCGCATAATCCGGCCGAAAAGACGTATCCGAATGGCCCTGCTCCCCCGCCGAGTCCGTCTCATCCGGTAAATGGTAAAACGAATGCCGTTTCGGACGCTCCGAGTGTTGGATAATAGTGGCCGTGCTGTCTTCCGTTCGGGAGGGTCCGGTGGCGGGAATCGAGGTTTTGGACATTTGTCCTGTTGTGCTCTGGAAGAGGGCTGGGAGTCGGCCGTGGAGGCCTAGTTTGCGGGCCATGTAGCGGAGGGCGGGGCGGAGGGTTGGGAGACAGGCGGAGACTATGCCGGCGGACATTTCGATGGCGGTCCAGCCGACTGTTGGGGCGAGGGTGTAGGAGGAGTCGGTTGCGGTGTAGGTGAAGAGGACTG from Aspergillus oryzae RIB40 DNA, chromosome 7 includes the following:
- a CDS encoding uncharacterized protein (predicted protein); this translates as MAPRTIYLISTRSSKTQRAHFAIWVPSAQQPTSGSLINVVGAPMIGFAHEFKRCYEPAGSTEPYEIWPIGEVDSAHIFDWPEGGCNIRTDPKGDLEIAAAQVPAPGVSRDTMAPVDHVCSFYLLWCLVLLGCLLLTFEMMQTTNRRCQEWTMDYVRYLVAKGYIGAEAIEIVQSKRDSPTHGLVCDEWLRSWGMDVEERSDDVGIRSLAS
- a CDS encoding uncharacterized protein (predicted protein), whose amino-acid sequence is MVTYRLGKQLISLDLPDTTKKEVDFTDTSFFTTSPHRHLPTPAQVRAMSKDIDTSSQPTPIKFRNLNLIVKFGLYVTIVEALNLWMVKKVFHDKVPVPGLFGWRVDDEGYVFIYMELIEGPTLEECWNRLCNIEKRAISDQLSRIAETLRQLEQDPSDQFIVSKSSTTGSLIPVMVYFRIMGK
- a CDS encoding phytanoyl-CoA dioxygenase family protein (protein involved in biosynthesis of mitomycin antibiotics/polyketide fumonisin), with the protein product MTVPNGTHKTVPSRLFQIETPNLEDFKKICSQTTDKSTYPLAASIDHNIPIYDARTLDLQNTSLTTTQQDEWYHILSTGPGILVLKGMYDPTQYADTLNTTNQAFTSIITRERASSTKKGDHFAASGKNDRIWNSFSKHALEDPSSFINYYSNPWLRLVSETWLGPAYRVTAQVNVVKPGGAAQDSHRDYHLGFQDLQTCASFPRNIQLASQHLTLQGAVAHSDMPLQSGPTRFLPFSQTYEPGYLAWRREDFRAFFQEKYVALPLEFGDGLFFNPAVFHAAGANETEPTPDGGFHRKANLLQISSGLGKAMESIDVVPIVERCWGTLLERFKHAGEVDRGLENFVKAVADGYPFPTNLDKRPPAPNGMAPESEQEIIVRGLREGWGTERAVEELRKMRADSWA
- a CDS encoding uncharacterized protein (predicted protein), whose translation is MPMLYGEGGEKAFLRLQEEIMKQSDDQTIFAWTNKRAPEYSLGGLLATTPAHFEDSQDIIAYQQWEPTPPYAMTNRGLRIDLPLHDIMQGRRGRDFIALLRCGVSQDIKGQTGYKFLAICLTRLSLFDNRSCHL
- a CDS encoding NADAR family protein (predicted protein); translated protein: MPRKTKTSQQQQNQDKDPLKQNPHIRTTPTHIFFHSGPLSNWHPSTPPFPGHRALTLCLPDLDALGIPHPSLQSAVTRLISSWSFTCGEQWMMAMKGWLFEDIPGLDSGVDISDEEFEGVRAVALGISEPLPECIREKAIWDSTVASVLRTRQPRVQKALGRCAEGFREDVWEFASEVIVIAGCVARAEVDDALREVYLASGGRRFVEGSVRDRVWGVGLRWDSGEIEDEGNWRGRNWLGRCHDEAARVVRASFE
- a CDS encoding uncharacterized protein (predicted protein); its protein translation is MEGVIRALVKVNQSICLPPGSHGLAFTTDSITSIAKFYSLTFFFLGELMDWYVRRSKCRLLECLHQDVYLNFRYLIWSIRSSAIHIIGGLIDGMDMDDPKYEKKRKIMQSSDLYLWEETRLSQVGLQKWDRRLIAQSAMTRQLIWEIQHDAAERLQLRAESHLLLLQMLDLTSQRLRSVTQQNSGIACLTTTVAQDIGMQGGDLGTDLPSELTLITSQETSRYKWSSGPKHKYTRVELQLASKHLQDFFRNDDQVTDLDSDVDVIAEDSVVECLQQWATNVHSQVLAIGGSPTTAFPSPVALISACYATFARKAKLPVISHFCSLPTEERSGMTLFEQGLISLAYSLIRQLIDYLPPVLEGHAACNLNTERFSALNGTMTSWKEVLSLIDMLLYLAPPVLVCVIDGLDVLGDSSTDGPIRSLVRTLSTHTRHQTAPTADGSQNQDVLLKVLFTVAGRPNTLVETLSENRLILSESNQVSQLASTDGALNPDVGIVMMNA